From Yersinia hibernica, a single genomic window includes:
- the ribA gene encoding GTP cyclohydrolase II, producing MQLKRVAEAKLPTPWGDFLMVGFEELASGHDHLALILGDISTDMPVLSRVHSECLTGDALFSLRCDCGFQLEAALAHIAEEGRGVLIYHRQEGRNIGLLNKIRAYALQDLGADTVEANHQLGFAADERDFTLCADMYKLLGVKAVRLLTNNPKKVEILSEAGINIVERVPLIVGQNPKNEQYMATKAAKMGHLLAK from the coding sequence ATGCAGCTAAAACGTGTAGCAGAAGCCAAATTACCGACGCCTTGGGGTGATTTTCTGATGGTCGGTTTCGAAGAGTTAGCCTCCGGCCATGACCATCTGGCATTGATATTGGGTGATATTAGCACCGATATGCCAGTGCTCTCGCGGGTTCATTCTGAATGTTTGACCGGTGACGCCCTGTTTAGCCTGCGTTGTGATTGTGGCTTCCAATTAGAGGCGGCACTGGCACATATTGCCGAAGAGGGCCGCGGTGTGCTGATTTACCATCGCCAGGAAGGCCGCAATATTGGTCTGCTGAATAAGATTCGGGCTTATGCATTGCAGGATCTTGGGGCCGATACGGTTGAAGCGAATCATCAGCTCGGTTTCGCCGCTGATGAGCGCGATTTCACCCTGTGTGCTGATATGTATAAGTTATTGGGTGTTAAAGCCGTGCGGCTGTTGACCAACAACCCGAAAAAAGTGGAAATTCTCTCCGAGGCGGGGATCAATATCGTCGAGCGCGTGCCCTTGATTGTCGGGCAAAACCCGAAGAATGAGCAATATATGGCAACCAAAGCCGCCAAAATGGGCCATTTATTGGCCAAGTAA